Part of the Triticum urartu cultivar G1812 chromosome 2, Tu2.1, whole genome shotgun sequence genome, AAGCTACAGTTGGTGCATGGATGACCAAGTTTACTTGTTACTTTATGAAGATGATGATTCCTAAATAGAATTACGAGCTAGGTCCTGCATGTTGACCGTGCTTCAAGGTACAGTTGTTCATGCCTTATAAAATTGTAATGCTTTTTATTGGTTGTGCATCCTAGGACCAAAAGCTTGATTCATAGATAGCCGAAGAACTGAGGAATTTTACTCTCTGTCGTTGCAGGGTAGAAGAGAATGGGAGGAGGGGACGCGCGCTCCATATTTTGTTATGCACACCTTCCTAAACTATACTTTTCTTCTTAACATATGTTCATTGTCCAGCAGAAGCTGTAGATTTCAGCGTACAATAATTTCTAAAATGGTAGAAGGTAAGAACCATGTTACATGATCCTTTTGTGTTCTCTTGATTTAAATTAACACGTACCTGTTAAACTTGGTGATGATTTTTGAGGTGTATTTATAAATTATCTCGCTCGCGATAAGAATAATACTATTGCGCACGTGCTCGGTTCTTCCCTGCCGAATATTTCGTTCAGGCGGGATTTGATTGGCCCCCGGCTTGTGTCATGGCATAATCTTTTATCCCGGCTGGATTCGATTAACCTGACACAAGGTCGGGATGTGTTTCACTGGAACCTTACTACATCAGGGTCTTTCACAGTGGACTCTATGTACCATGCACTCACGCATTCTGAGGTACCAACGAGTAATAATAAGAAAATTTGGAAGTCTAAAATTCCACTAAAAGTGAAAATCTTCATGTGGTATCTCCGTAGGAGAGTTGTGTTAACAAAAGACAACCTCGCACGGCGCAACTGGCGAGGGAGTAAGAAGTGTTCTTTTTGTACTCATGACGAGACAATCAAACACCTCTTTTTCCAATGCAAGTTTGCACGTTCTACGTGGTCAGTCATCCAAATAGCGTCAAATTTGTATCCGCCCACAAGTGTTGCCAATATTTTTGGTCATTGGTTGGACGGTATTACAAATAGGTTCAAAACGCTAATAAGGGTGGGAGCGTATGCCTTAATTTGGtcgctttggctatgtagaaatgatttggtttttaatgACAAAAATGCTTCTCCTCTACAGGTTATTTTCCGGTGTACGCACTCGCTACGTACGTGGTCTATACTACAACGGCCGGAGTACCAACCGCTGTTCATGGCGGTGTGTACGCGATTGGAGCAGGTGGCTACGGATGTTTTTTCCCAACATGGGTGGCAGCATAACCTACGGATCGAGCCACCACCTTCTTCGACATAGGCATAGTGTCGGTCTAAAAGACTCTACTGTTGCCGGTTTGTCAATTTTTATTTCATGAATTTTGTCAGACTTCTGAatttggctgtgtgcatcttagtTATGCAGAGGCCTGGTGTTACTCATAATGCTTTGTATCCGCTTGATGCTACATTTTGAGATAATAAAGTCGCCCTTTATCGAAAAATTTATAAATTATCTACCAAGGTTATTCCTTCAGGCAATTTTTTTCTTCTGAAGCCTAGGCATATTGGTTGTTTGGTTGGCTCTCTTTACTAGCAGGAAGATAACTACTACGTGTTGCTTAGTTGTGTTGCTTAGTTATTAGCGGATTGACTGTATGAATTATTTTATGTTCACCCAGAGTTATAGGTTTCTAAATACTAGGCTCTTGGGACTTAATTCTAATGGTTAGTTTTTTTGGATTCATGTACTCCGGTGCTACAGCCTAGGTAAAGCTCCTTCACAATAGTATTTAAAGCTTATATTGATAACTCCATCAGAGTTCAAGCATTAGGCTCTCTGCTCTGTGTATTGCAAAGTGTTCTATATAATGCTTTGATGTTCCTTTGTCACTGTTTGATGTTCTACTTTGGGTGGCCTCTGTCTTGGTTTACAGCTCCATATGGCTACCTATGTATACCTATGTAGATTTTGTTTGAACTGTACTCAAATCGTGCATATGTTTCTATATTCTTGCCTTCCTCTTTTTAACTCATGAGATTGTTAGATAGTTGAATATCATTGGTCTCTGTCGGCATTCTATTTTCGCAGTTTGAAATGAGTATTGGTCCATTGATATTAAACTTCACAATAGGTAGTGGCATCTTCAGGAAAAAGTAGTGGCAAATATGCTGGAGATTTCTTTTTTGCTGCAGGAATGACACTATTGCCCAAATCCTCAACACATATTTTTTAGTAACTGAGAGGATTATTCACCTTTGCTGTTGTAGGCATTCAAGATCTGGCAGGGCTGGGTCAACTGGCCCTTCGTGTTCAAGACCCGGCTTTGATGAGCCTTGACAGTCCTACTACCGGCTGGGCATCGTCATCCTGAGCCATGTCCGGAACCAGACCAGTAGGGGCACcctaagcgagcactcgaggcaTGCTGTCAAGTTGGACGAGTGCAACCAGGCCAGCTGTTGTGTGTGTCCACGGTTACATTGTTGTATTGTTGGTTAAAGACAATGTTTTTCTTCTTGAATTATGAAACCTCGAACAACAGTTGGATATAATCGTTTTGTTCGTTTTGCAATCAAAGCTTCCATCGAATAATATTTTAGAATTGTGCTCTGTCTTATTCATAAATTGTGGCTATTTTGTAGATTCATACACGATACGGCTTTGTGTGCATTGAAATAGCAACAAGTTGGCCTCTCGGTCTCATTTATGTATACATTTGACTCATACACGCAGCCAGCATGTCCATGTGATCTGGATGAATTTCTCTATCCTGTTTTATGTTGTGATGTCTTTGATTTTTGTCTCTTCCAGATTTACATATAGATGCCTCGGTGAATACTCAAGAATTTTGTGTTCTTTTCTATTGACGGCCTTTaggtattttatttttatttttataatGATTCTGAAACGAGGTCACTCCCTACTAATCTTGCTCTCCAGGCCTGGTGGCGGGATGCTTGGTCAAGAATGCAGGGTGAGTAAAACAAAACGCTTTTATCTCTCTTGTCATCTAGAGCATATGGAGGGAGCAAGATAGCGGGCTTTGACAGTGTCTTCACATCGCCCCAGAGGGGGTGCCACTGAGGGCTTTCTCATGGAACACGGTGCAATGTGGTTTTATGCACGCCTATGAGCAGGCTACCCTGCACGCTGGTCTTCTAGTGCTTTCCCAGGCATATTACTTCCCCGTGAGATGCTTCCAAGGGCTCTATTCGGCTCCATtgtatttttcttcttttttgatTGCTTTTCCTTCTCTGTTTCTTTTTTATATGCAAGGCCATAAATTTTTACCATGCATCCTTGCTCGCACAGAAAATTACTTCAAAATACACATGCTTCTAAAAATGCACATCCTTTTCAAAACTATGTATATCTTATTATCAAAGATTATAAGGCAGAATGTGTTTGCCCACGACTAAAACAAGTAATACATTGTACTTTTTTCAAAGCACACGTGGAATTAGCGGGCTCCTTCAGGTATttcaagggaaaaacagaatctgtttaACTAATTTTCTATATTGCTTATTTATGCATTTGTGACCATAGCTTTCCACTTTAGCTCATAAACTGGATGGCAAAATAGAGTTTGCCCATTTCATATCTATGTTGTCTTATTAGGAAAAAAGATTTTGTTTAATAGCTGATGCTTAATATGTTTTATCGACTGTTGAATGCTCAACTTTAGCTCATAAACTAGATGGCAAATGCTAATTCTGATGGGGCTTTTCGCACTTATTGTTTTATTGTTGTCTAGACAGATGATGGCATGCTTCTTTCTTGCTAATTGTCAATTCTTTTGTACAGGGTCCCTCGGCTACTTATGCTTTGGTAGACAATGAGAGTATGTAGATAGCATGTATGGTTTTTACATTGTTTTGCGCAGGTTGAGATGCATCACATGATGTTTTCCTTTTACGTTTGTGAGTATTACATAGTCCTTTCTTTTTCCACAAGGGGCAGTAGTTGTGCCATTCGATTCGAaggacaaagagttgatcacAAAGGCGTAGCATTGAGGATATATACACAAAAGAGTATAGAACCAAATTATATGATGTAATTGACCACTTTCTATTAACTTCTCTTGTATACAATGTTCACGAGTTCATGTATTAAGTACATTTTATTGTGTCACTTGTGTTTACTCTTTTTTTAATGCAAGTTTACAGCTACTCAGAGTTCCTAATTGTAGACTCAACTATCTTGACCTACTGATGATCTAATTTGTGGCATTATTACCTTAAGAAAATATTTGCATTTAATTTCCTTTATATATAGGGGTATAAGTTCTGACCAAATGTACTCAAATATACGGTTATTGAAAAAATGCAAACATTTTCAACACGAACGTGGTTTTAAACGGGTCTTTGCGCCATTTGGCGCAACTGGTCATCTAGTTATTACAAATGGCAAGATCTTCATAGGGGAGAGGCCAACCTTTCCTGCTTGGTGTTGTAAATTTGTACATGACATCTCTTCTTGCAGATAGAGTTAATGCTTACCAAAGCTCCTGGATTGGATTAGTAATCTCCATTAGATAAATAGGTAGGTAGGAAAGTGTTGATTTTCCGTTCTTTTCTTGGTTCCCTTTGTAAGCATTTTTTGCTTGCTTTTGTTTTGATGGAATAAAGGACTGTGGAGCTGTTGCTCCATACTCcttccgttcggaattacttgtcttggaaatggatgtatctagaactaaaatacgtctagatacatccatttctgcgacaagtaattccgaacggagggagtagtagttaCAAAAATCCGAGATTTTCTTGATTTTTCACTAGTATGATTACACTCCTTCACAAGGATCTTATGCCATGCATGTTGGAGATTTATTTCAATAGTTCCATAATATGTTTTGAATGCTGTTGCTATCTAGTTCAGTTAGATGCTTATTATCCAGACCAACAAAAATTCTTTAGTAAGGGTCTCTACAAGAATATGTTTCATCCTACTCTACTAGCAAAAACCGATGGAGTTGCTCGTAGTGACAtggaaaagaaaccataatcttTTTGTATTGATAAGTAAAGAAACTGAAATTTGCAACTGCAAATCAGGGGATCTTAATGTCAAATACTGAATGCTTCCACAACTAGTTGTGAGACATATTCATTGCAGTGCCAAATAAAGAACCTTTTTCATGAATTAATAACAGCAAGACAATGGTCCGCGTGTTGTATATAATAAATATCGCACAGGTTTTGTATATGTGTAGCCGGTTCTAGAATTTACATATGCATGCTCGAGAACCTATGTTCGTACATACATACACAGACCATATAGAATGAAAAATATGCTCTGGTCGTCCAGCAGAGTCGTGGACAAAAGTGACGTTCACAAAAGACCTTCATACATAGGCCATTGTTTCAACTCGTAGTTTAGGCCTTGCCAGACTCCTCGCAACCCGGTGGCCTGAAGGCGATGAAGCTGACGCATTGCACCTGGCGCAGGTTGTCGAAGCCGATGACGCGGACATAGGCGTCAGGGTACTCCTTCTTGACCTCctccacctcgttgagcacctGTGTGGCGTCGGTGCACCCGAACATAGGCAGCTTCCACATTGTCCAGTATCGACCGTCATAGTATCCGGGGGAGCTGTTGTGCTCACGGAAGACGAAACCAACCTTGCTGAACTCGAGGCAGGGCACCCACTTGGAGCGGATCAAGTAGTCGACCTGCTTCAGGAGGGCCTCCGTGGAGAGGGGTGGCAAGTAAGACAGGGTCTCGAACTTCTTGATGCCCTCAATCGGCCACACCTGAATGAATAGAATGCGCAGATGCTCAATACTTGGTGCTAAGTCAATTAACTGTACCAACAATGCTAGAAAAATCTGTTGATAAGCCAAAAATTGCTCCTTATGGGCAGGTCTCATATGCATTGTTGGGTTGTCCACAATGAAGAAAGCTTAAGGGTAGCCCTTAAACTGATGGGCACTCTGGAGGTACTAAGATAATTTTATCTA contains:
- the LOC125535359 gene encoding ribulose bisphosphate carboxylase small subunit, chloroplastic 2-like, producing the protein MGASSVACHLLSSNTMAPTVMASSATSVAPFQGLKSTAGMPISRPSSSAGLSSVSNGGRIRCMQVWPIEGIKKFETLSYLPPLSTEALLKQVDYLIRSKWVPCLEFSKVGFVFREHNSSPGYYDGRYWTMWKLPMFGCTDATQVLNEVEEVKKEYPDAYVRVIGFDNLRQVQCVSFIAFRPPGCEESGKA